CCGGGCTGCCGGACATGAGTTGCAGGCGACGCGCCACGCGTTGCGCCGCGGCGCCGTGGACATTCACCCACCACAGGTAGATGCCTTCGATGGCAAGGATGATGGCGGCAAACAGGAAGACCGCAAAACCGTAAAAAAAGATGTCCATGCGAGACTCCGCGGCGGGCGCCGGCTAGGTAAAGATGCGATCCGGATCGAAGGTGTCTTCCGGCACCGGCGCGCCGAACATCCTGAGGCGCTCGGCGAAACGCGGACGTACGCCGGTCGCGCAAAAATGTCCCTGCACTTTGCCCTCGGCGTCGACGCCGGTCTGCTCGAAACGAAAAATCTCTTGCATCGAGATGATGTCGCCCTCCATGCCGGTGACTTCCTGGATGCTGACCACCTTGCGCGTACCGTCGGTCAGGCGCGTGGCTTGCAGGATCACGGTGATGGCCGAACAGATCTGCTGGCGGATCGCGCGCGGGGTCAGGCTGACGCCGGCCATGCCCACCATGTTTTCCAGTCGCGCGAGCGCGTCGCGCGGCGTGTTCGCATGGATCGTCGCCAGCGAGCCTTCATGACCGGTGTTCATCGCCTGCAGCATGTCCATCGCTTCGGCACCGCGCACTTCGCCCAGGATGATGCGGTCCGGACGCATACGCAATGAGTTGCGCACCAACGCACGCTGCGTGACTTCCCCCTTGCCTTCGATGTTGGCCGGCCGTGTCTCGAGGCGCACCACATGGGGCTGGCGTAACTGCAGTTCGGCTGCATCTTCGATCGTCACGATGCGCTCGTTGGACGGGATAAATCCCGAGATCAGGTTCAGCATCGTGGTCTTGCCACTGCCGGTACCGCCGGAAATCAGGATGTTGATTTTGGCAATTCCAAGACTTTCGAGCACCTTGACCATCGGCGGCGTCACACTCTTGTAGTCGAGAAGGTTCTGCACCGTCAGCGGCGTCGCGCCGAAGCGCCGGATCGATACCAGGGGGCCGTCGACTGCGAGCGGAGGAATGATCGCATTCACGCGCGAACCGTCCGGCAGGCGTGCATCCACCATCGGACTGGATTCATCGACGCGCCGGCCC
The genomic region above belongs to Massilia forsythiae and contains:
- a CDS encoding CpaF family protein, which gives rise to MSLRERLSGTDEERQHQPVPAVAQQAYRELKKTMHQMVLDRIDLERLKRLTGEQFKHELALLVQRIIEEERIVLNQQERHNLVLDIQHEMLGFGPLEPLLNDPSVSDILVNTHSKVYVERRGRLELTNITFHDNAHLMKIIEKIVSRVGRRVDESSPMVDARLPDGSRVNAIIPPLAVDGPLVSIRRFGATPLTVQNLLDYKSVTPPMVKVLESLGIAKINILISGGTGSGKTTMLNLISGFIPSNERIVTIEDAAELQLRQPHVVRLETRPANIEGKGEVTQRALVRNSLRMRPDRIILGEVRGAEAMDMLQAMNTGHEGSLATIHANTPRDALARLENMVGMAGVSLTPRAIRQQICSAITVILQATRLTDGTRKVVSIQEVTGMEGDIISMQEIFRFEQTGVDAEGKVQGHFCATGVRPRFAERLRMFGAPVPEDTFDPDRIFT